In Streptomyces thermolilacinus SPC6, a single genomic region encodes these proteins:
- a CDS encoding helix-turn-helix domain-containing protein — protein sequence MTSRYRERPSRLDGAVVWRLTPAGPRPGGGHRPVLPDGCMDLLWSEGRLLVAGPDTRAYVSENPDAAWAGVRFAPGDAPALLGVPAYELRDRRVEPAELWPAACARRLAARVAAATDRAGAATDGAATALEEAVLCLAAEAPRPDPLLRAVAARLDAGWSVAATAEAVGLGARQLHRRSLDAFGYGPKTLARILRLQRALALVRAGTPYAEAAAVAGYTDQAHLARDTRALTDRTLTAYAAEHLAERPPGTPQDRRADRRADYPAGRAASANRSTPRPSGSRTTA from the coding sequence CTGACCTCCCGCTACCGGGAGCGGCCGTCCCGGCTGGACGGCGCGGTCGTCTGGAGGCTGACCCCCGCCGGGCCCCGCCCGGGCGGCGGTCACCGGCCCGTACTGCCCGACGGGTGCATGGACCTGCTGTGGTCCGAGGGCCGCCTCCTCGTCGCGGGCCCCGACACGCGCGCGTACGTCTCCGAGAACCCGGACGCGGCCTGGGCGGGCGTCCGGTTCGCACCCGGCGACGCGCCCGCGCTGCTCGGCGTACCGGCGTACGAGCTGCGCGACCGGCGGGTGGAGCCGGCCGAGTTGTGGCCCGCCGCCTGCGCCCGCCGCCTGGCCGCCCGCGTCGCCGCCGCCACGGACCGCGCGGGCGCCGCCACGGACGGCGCGGCCACGGCGCTGGAGGAGGCGGTCCTGTGCCTGGCGGCCGAGGCGCCGCGCCCCGACCCGCTGCTCCGCGCCGTCGCCGCGCGGCTCGACGCCGGGTGGAGCGTCGCCGCCACGGCCGAGGCGGTGGGCCTCGGCGCGCGTCAGCTGCACCGGCGCTCCCTGGACGCCTTCGGGTACGGGCCGAAGACCCTCGCCCGTATCCTCCGCCTCCAGCGGGCCCTGGCCCTGGTCCGCGCCGGGACCCCGTACGCGGAGGCCGCCGCCGTCGCGGGCTACACCGACCAGGCCCACCTGGCCCGCGACACACGCGCCCTGACGGACCGCACCCTGACGGCGTACGCGGCGGAGCACCTGGCGGAGCGTCCGCCGGGCACCCCGCAGGACCGGCGGGCGGACCGGCGGGCGGACTACCCGGCGGGCCGCGCGGCGTCGGCGAACAGGTCCACACCCCGTCCGTCCGGGTCGAGGACCACCGCGTAA